A stretch of the Deinococcus misasensis DSM 22328 genome encodes the following:
- a CDS encoding AAA family ATPase encodes MKRFKTALVVGKFAPLHKGHQWLIETALQQSEQVVLFSYSNPELPGCEPEKRQRWLDRLYPQCKVYVITPEFLRAHFAHLGQVELPLNTDDAVLHRRFCGFLWKHLARIPLDAVFTSEDYGDGFAEELTRYFALSAPQQPVEHVMVDLQRLQVPISGTQIRQDPHAHKAFLAPEVYGDFVKRVCFLGGESTGKSTLSALMAEKMGTLHVPEYGRTLWEEQGGHLSFEDMLKIAHTHIQQEETLAGQATEFLFVDTSPLTTWMYSHFYFGKADPELSALRHRPYDFVFLCAPDFPFVQDGTRAGEAFRVQQHQWYLELLQQMTIPWTLLTGTLEERIRKTLEVLS; translated from the coding sequence GTGAAGCGGTTTAAAACAGCTCTGGTGGTGGGCAAATTTGCCCCTCTGCACAAAGGCCACCAGTGGCTGATTGAGACAGCCTTGCAGCAGAGCGAACAGGTGGTCCTGTTCAGTTACTCCAACCCCGAGTTGCCCGGATGCGAACCCGAAAAACGCCAGAGGTGGCTGGATCGGCTTTACCCGCAGTGCAAGGTGTATGTGATCACCCCAGAGTTCTTGAGGGCGCATTTCGCCCATCTGGGACAGGTGGAGTTGCCCCTCAACACCGATGATGCGGTGCTGCACCGCAGGTTCTGTGGCTTTCTGTGGAAGCATCTGGCCCGAATTCCTCTGGACGCGGTGTTCACCAGTGAAGACTATGGCGATGGTTTTGCAGAGGAGTTGACCCGGTACTTTGCCCTCTCTGCCCCACAGCAGCCTGTGGAGCACGTGATGGTGGACCTGCAACGCCTTCAGGTGCCCATCTCTGGAACACAAATTCGGCAGGATCCCCATGCCCACAAAGCTTTTCTGGCCCCAGAGGTCTACGGCGATTTCGTGAAACGGGTGTGCTTTCTGGGCGGAGAATCCACCGGAAAAAGCACCCTCTCTGCCCTCATGGCCGAAAAAATGGGGACCCTCCATGTGCCTGAGTATGGCCGGACCCTCTGGGAGGAGCAGGGAGGGCATCTCTCTTTTGAGGACATGCTGAAAATCGCGCACACCCACATCCAGCAAGAAGAAACGCTGGCTGGGCAAGCCACAGAATTCCTGTTTGTGGACACCTCGCCCCTGACCACCTGGATGTACAGCCATTTTTATTTCGGGAAAGCCGACCCAGAGTTGTCTGCCCTCAGGCACCGACCATATGACTTTGTGTTTCTGTGCGCTCCAGATTTTCCTTTTGTGCAGGACGGAACAAGGGCCGGAGAGGCATTCCGTGTGCAGCAACACCAATGGTATTTGGAACTGCTTCAACAAATGACTATCCCTTGGACCCTGTTAACGGGTACATTAGAGGAACGGATTCGCAAAACGCTGGAGGTACTTTCGTGA
- the pnuC gene encoding nicotinamide riboside transporter PnuC — protein sequence MIEWFAQFWAGLKATSTLELSANVFNLIAVWLAGRNSVHTWWTGIIAVVLFGILFFEGKLYADVTLQVFFVFTSIYGWYAWMNGGKGRKELPISRVSRTHLLAFFVAGALITLGYGALLHTFTDAYYPFIDSIVLSGSIIAQLLLMNRKLENWLFWIVVNIVAVPLYASKGWSFTSGVYVLFLFNAIYSQYVWWQLWRKQPREAV from the coding sequence ATGATCGAGTGGTTTGCGCAATTCTGGGCAGGCCTGAAAGCCACGTCAACCCTGGAGCTTTCAGCCAACGTTTTTAACCTGATTGCGGTGTGGTTGGCCGGTCGCAACAGTGTGCACACTTGGTGGACTGGGATCATCGCCGTGGTGCTTTTTGGCATTCTGTTCTTCGAGGGCAAGCTGTACGCCGATGTGACGTTGCAAGTGTTTTTTGTGTTCACGAGCATTTACGGATGGTATGCATGGATGAACGGCGGAAAGGGTCGCAAGGAGTTGCCCATCTCCAGAGTCTCTAGAACCCACCTGTTGGCCTTTTTTGTGGCAGGTGCCCTGATCACCCTCGGGTATGGTGCTTTGCTGCACACGTTTACGGACGCCTACTACCCGTTCATTGATTCGATTGTGCTCTCAGGGAGCATCATTGCCCAACTGCTCCTGATGAACCGCAAGTTGGAAAACTGGTTGTTCTGGATTGTGGTGAACATCGTGGCTGTTCCGCTGTACGCTTCCAAAGGGTGGTCGTTTACCTCGGGGGTCTATGTGCTGTTCCTGTTCAATGCCATTTACAGCCAGTACGTCTGGTGGCAACTCTGGAGAAAACAACCCCGTGAAGCGGTTTAA
- a CDS encoding DUF421 domain-containing protein has protein sequence MEQYTFDLKNIFLGKDLPPLFFLEIIFRTVVMYLYTLFLIRMLGKRGVRQLTFFEFALIIALGSAVGDVMFYPDVPLLHGMAVITVVSIMQYAFSVITEKNRKIERVLESVPTRMICDGKLDLEAMHKERMSQNEVYSWLRDHDINHLGEVHRAYLEPSGSLSVIKFSKKKIRPGLLLIPREDPDFTAYDQDAPESGLYACWDCGNVIEQEQGKRLETCECGSKVWTIAAEGD, from the coding sequence ATGGAGCAGTACACTTTTGATTTGAAAAACATCTTTCTGGGCAAAGACCTTCCTCCCCTGTTCTTTCTGGAGATCATTTTCAGAACTGTGGTGATGTACCTCTACACCCTGTTTTTGATCCGCATGCTGGGAAAAAGAGGAGTCAGGCAACTCACCTTCTTTGAGTTTGCCCTGATCATCGCTCTGGGCTCTGCCGTGGGGGATGTGATGTTCTACCCGGATGTGCCCCTCTTGCACGGCATGGCGGTCATCACTGTGGTTTCGATCATGCAGTATGCCTTTTCTGTGATCACAGAGAAAAACCGCAAAATCGAACGGGTTCTGGAAAGCGTCCCCACCCGCATGATCTGCGATGGGAAACTGGACCTTGAGGCCATGCACAAAGAACGCATGTCCCAGAACGAGGTGTACTCGTGGTTGCGCGACCACGACATCAACCACCTTGGGGAAGTGCACCGGGCCTATCTGGAACCCTCGGGCAGCCTGAGCGTGATCAAGTTTTCAAAAAAGAAAATCCGCCCCGGCCTCCTCTTGATTCCCAGAGAAGACCCGGATTTCACCGCCTACGATCAGGACGCCCCAGAATCTGGCCTTTATGCCTGCTGGGATTGTGGCAATGTGATCGAGCAGGAGCAGGGAAAAAGGCTGGAAACCTGCGAGTGTGGCTCCAAAGTCTGGACCATTGCTGCTGAGGGGGATTAA
- a CDS encoding acyl-CoA dehydrogenase family protein has translation MTATQNKLFKGGMFLIQDSQPQNIYTPEDFDDIIKQIVDTTQAFIDKDVMPRMKDLEEKVEGLNLELLQKAGELGLTAAEIPEEYDGLDLPKAVSVVIAERLAQTGGFSVTYGAHQSIGSLPTVYFGSPEQKAKYLPKLASAEMAAAYALTEPGSGSDAQAAKTSAVLSEDGTHYVLNGTKMWISNAGFADLFTVFAQVKTDEGNKFSAFLVERSFEGVSTGAEEHKMGIKSSSTRQLILDNVKVPVENLLGKVGQGAKIAFNILNVGRYKLAAGGVGGAKHALKISTKYALDRHQFNQPIANFGMIQEKLAEMALRVYAVESALYRVMGLIDTAVEGGLDKLKAVEEYAVEASMLKVLGSELLDFAVDEGVQIHGGYGFSSEYPIEQAYRDSRINRIFEGTNEINRLLVPSMLLKRAMKGELPLMQAAQQLQAELLEPSFDEVDEGPLAQEEVTIKNLKKLALMVAGTATMKYGMEIESRQEILARVADIAMLTFAAESAFLRTRKLGNPELQVEMTQLYTWAAAEKAATLAREAVEMIASGDDLRTSLAVVKRLTKHDPINTIRLRRHVAKAVLAAEGYPQPRK, from the coding sequence ATGACTGCGACCCAGAACAAGCTTTTTAAAGGCGGAATGTTCCTGATTCAGGACAGCCAACCCCAGAACATTTACACCCCAGAAGATTTCGATGACATCATCAAGCAGATCGTTGACACCACCCAGGCGTTCATCGACAAAGACGTGATGCCCCGCATGAAAGACCTCGAAGAAAAAGTCGAAGGTCTGAACCTTGAGTTGCTGCAAAAAGCCGGAGAACTCGGCCTGACCGCCGCAGAAATCCCTGAAGAATACGACGGACTGGACCTGCCCAAAGCCGTCAGCGTGGTGATCGCAGAGCGTCTGGCCCAGACTGGGGGCTTCTCCGTGACTTACGGTGCCCACCAGTCCATCGGCAGCCTGCCCACCGTGTACTTCGGCAGCCCAGAGCAAAAAGCCAAATACCTGCCCAAACTGGCCAGCGCTGAAATGGCCGCCGCTTACGCCCTCACCGAGCCCGGCAGCGGAAGCGACGCTCAGGCCGCCAAAACCAGCGCTGTGCTTTCCGAAGACGGCACCCACTACGTGCTGAACGGCACCAAAATGTGGATCTCCAACGCTGGCTTTGCAGACCTGTTCACCGTGTTCGCACAGGTCAAAACCGACGAAGGCAACAAATTCAGCGCGTTCCTCGTGGAGCGCTCCTTCGAAGGGGTATCCACTGGTGCTGAAGAGCACAAAATGGGCATCAAATCCTCCTCCACCCGCCAACTGATTCTGGACAACGTCAAAGTGCCTGTGGAGAACCTGCTGGGCAAAGTGGGACAGGGCGCCAAAATTGCTTTCAACATCCTCAACGTGGGCCGTTACAAACTGGCTGCCGGAGGGGTGGGCGGAGCCAAACACGCCCTGAAAATCAGCACCAAATACGCTCTGGATCGCCACCAGTTCAACCAGCCCATCGCCAACTTCGGCATGATTCAGGAAAAACTGGCCGAAATGGCTTTGCGCGTCTACGCTGTGGAATCTGCCCTGTACCGCGTGATGGGTCTGATCGACACCGCTGTGGAAGGTGGCCTCGACAAACTGAAAGCCGTCGAAGAGTACGCTGTGGAAGCCTCCATGCTGAAAGTGCTCGGCTCTGAACTGCTGGACTTCGCCGTGGACGAAGGGGTGCAGATTCACGGGGGTTACGGCTTCAGCTCCGAGTACCCCATCGAGCAAGCTTACCGCGACAGCCGCATCAACCGCATCTTTGAAGGCACCAACGAAATCAACCGCCTCTTGGTCCCCAGCATGCTCCTGAAACGCGCCATGAAGGGTGAACTCCCCCTCATGCAAGCCGCCCAGCAACTGCAAGCCGAACTCCTCGAACCCAGCTTCGACGAAGTGGATGAAGGTCCTCTGGCACAGGAAGAAGTCACCATCAAAAACCTCAAGAAACTGGCCCTGATGGTGGCCGGAACCGCCACCATGAAGTACGGCATGGAAATTGAAAGCCGTCAGGAAATCCTCGCCCGAGTTGCAGACATCGCCATGCTCACCTTCGCTGCCGAGTCCGCTTTCCTGCGCACCCGCAAACTGGGCAACCCCGAGCTGCAAGTCGAAATGACCCAGCTTTACACCTGGGCTGCCGCCGAGAAAGCCGCCACCCTTGCCCGTGAAGCCGTGGAAATGATCGCCTCTGGCGACGACCTGCGCACCAGCCTTGCTGTGGTCAAGCGCCTGACCAAGCACGACCCCATCAACACCATCCGCCTGCGCCGTCACGTGGCCAAAGCCGTGCTGGCTGCTGAAGGTTACCCCCAACCCCGCAAGTAA
- a CDS encoding DUF1294 domain-containing protein, which produces MSLNLSQWVLLVFAGLHLVMGLVTFVVYGQDKKQARLGRRRVPEQTLHTLELAFGWLGAFVAQRVYRHKTSKAPYQKVFWVIGMFHLALLVVVLWWVTGQQN; this is translated from the coding sequence ATGTCTTTGAATCTTTCTCAATGGGTTTTGCTGGTGTTTGCGGGTCTGCATCTGGTGATGGGACTGGTGACTTTTGTGGTGTATGGGCAGGACAAAAAACAGGCCCGCCTGGGACGCAGGAGGGTGCCAGAGCAAACCCTGCACACCCTTGAACTGGCGTTTGGATGGCTCGGGGCTTTCGTGGCCCAGAGGGTGTACCGCCACAAGACCAGCAAAGCCCCTTACCAGAAGGTGTTCTGGGTCATAGGGATGTTTCATCTGGCTTTGCTGGTGGTGGTGCTCTGGTGGGTGACCGGTCAGCAAAACTGA
- a CDS encoding CPBP family glutamic-type intramembrane protease, translating to MQLWALVTFCLATVLLIPFESWIWGGLAFAASVSLTLLTRDPTFQRRMLVLLGCILMLALAPISTETSNLKFLTLGLPFLAVIALPPLLLRKSDPGLLQFRMFPEKFSKLEFAYTVLSIPLAYFAFQLYFTISPEVPFNWKLPPEPDNESLLRLFTGINLVGIWDELFFVNTSFAILRSLFPFWKANWAQSVVYVSVLFDMAFTGYGPLFVLFLAVTQGIMFERSKALIYVLAVHLIVDYFLFQAIVDAYYPGFKTWWHP from the coding sequence ATGCAACTCTGGGCGCTTGTCACCTTCTGTCTGGCCACCGTGCTCCTGATTCCTTTTGAAAGCTGGATCTGGGGAGGTCTGGCCTTTGCAGCTTCTGTCAGCCTGACCCTGCTGACCCGAGATCCCACCTTCCAGAGGCGCATGCTGGTGTTGCTGGGGTGCATTTTGATGCTGGCTCTGGCACCCATCAGCACCGAAACCTCGAATCTCAAGTTTCTGACGCTGGGTCTGCCCTTTCTGGCCGTGATAGCACTTCCTCCTTTGCTGCTCAGAAAAAGCGATCCCGGACTGCTGCAATTCAGGATGTTTCCAGAGAAATTCAGCAAGCTGGAATTTGCTTACACGGTGCTCTCGATTCCTCTGGCGTATTTTGCGTTTCAGTTGTATTTCACGATCAGTCCAGAGGTGCCTTTCAACTGGAAATTGCCTCCTGAACCCGACAACGAATCCCTGCTGAGGCTCTTCACGGGCATCAATCTGGTGGGCATCTGGGACGAGCTTTTCTTTGTGAACACCTCTTTTGCAATCCTGCGGTCCCTGTTTCCGTTCTGGAAAGCCAACTGGGCCCAGAGTGTGGTGTATGTGTCGGTGCTTTTTGACATGGCTTTCACAGGTTATGGCCCTCTGTTTGTGTTGTTTCTGGCGGTCACGCAGGGCATCATGTTTGAGCGCAGCAAAGCCCTGATTTACGTGCTGGCCGTGCACCTGATCGTGGATTACTTTTTGTTCCAAGCGATTGTGGATGCGTATTATCCCGGATTCAAAACCTGGTGGCATCCCTGA
- a CDS encoding ATP-binding protein, translated as MTQVLPIGMVLGTEEATPLQFWFWVEPGSSVQLDDMVTLRTTKPDGTRVTYFGVVDQVRKLHEGVAFESDVRDVQAGILPVNTSYTAHVLVTRVDPEEFIPPHPGDEVFMALEEDLEKALYQDRMESRLPAGVMRNGEPVHFNFDFLNGASGAHVNISGVSGVATKTSYALFLLYSIFNSQALGVDRANSKAVIFNVKGEDLFFLDQPNSKLEDKESKVAAARGLRKDRYALCGLPKRPFGDVQFLAPPKAGGDAIIPDVEQRKSGVTPYMWTIREFCQKRLLPYCFADKDSSLNLKFLIGQIEEKLYRMVAAENSTTPYVGVEDWQSDDEQQAIELGLDFDALGKTRITTFAQLVSYIEYKLLEQNEGNGDPRWVGKQNVGTLQAFIRRLKGVQKYLSGLIRGNLTAKEAEKYRADVLRQGVQLSVVDIHSLDAHAQMFVVGVILKELFEKKEKQGRKPYVFVVLDELNKYAPREGESPIKDVLLDIAERGRSLGIILIGAQQTASEVERRITSNAAIRVVGRLDPAESERPEYRFLPSTYRLRASILQPGTMIVQQPEVPTPVMVTFPFPAWATRLDEMVVQQDDQSAEDWLA; from the coding sequence ATGACTCAGGTTCTTCCCATCGGCATGGTTTTAGGTACAGAAGAAGCCACCCCCCTGCAATTCTGGTTCTGGGTTGAGCCCGGTTCCAGCGTGCAACTCGATGACATGGTCACCCTCAGGACCACCAAGCCAGACGGCACCCGGGTCACCTACTTCGGGGTGGTGGATCAGGTGCGCAAACTGCACGAAGGGGTCGCTTTCGAATCCGACGTGCGGGACGTGCAGGCCGGAATCCTGCCCGTGAACACCTCTTACACCGCCCATGTGCTGGTCACCCGCGTGGACCCAGAGGAGTTCATCCCTCCCCACCCCGGCGATGAAGTGTTCATGGCTCTGGAAGAAGACCTCGAAAAAGCCCTGTATCAGGACCGCATGGAGTCCCGCCTGCCTGCCGGAGTGATGCGCAACGGCGAACCCGTGCACTTCAATTTTGACTTCCTGAACGGAGCCTCGGGAGCCCACGTCAACATCAGTGGGGTGTCCGGGGTGGCCACCAAAACCAGTTACGCCCTGTTTTTGCTGTACAGCATCTTCAATTCGCAGGCTCTGGGCGTGGACCGGGCCAACAGCAAAGCCGTGATTTTCAACGTCAAAGGCGAAGACCTGTTCTTTCTGGACCAGCCCAACAGCAAACTGGAAGACAAAGAAAGCAAAGTGGCCGCTGCCAGAGGGCTTCGTAAAGACCGCTATGCCCTGTGTGGCCTGCCCAAACGGCCTTTTGGGGATGTGCAGTTTCTGGCCCCTCCAAAAGCGGGCGGAGACGCCATCATTCCAGATGTGGAGCAGCGCAAATCGGGCGTGACCCCTTACATGTGGACCATCCGCGAATTCTGCCAGAAACGCCTGCTGCCTTACTGCTTTGCAGACAAAGACAGCAGCCTGAACCTGAAGTTCTTGATCGGCCAGATCGAAGAAAAGCTGTACCGGATGGTGGCCGCAGAAAACAGCACCACCCCTTACGTGGGGGTTGAAGACTGGCAATCCGACGATGAACAGCAAGCCATCGAACTCGGGCTGGATTTTGATGCACTGGGGAAAACCCGCATCACCACCTTTGCGCAACTGGTCAGTTACATCGAATACAAGCTGCTCGAACAAAACGAAGGCAACGGAGACCCGAGATGGGTGGGCAAACAGAACGTGGGCACCTTGCAGGCCTTCATCCGCAGGCTCAAAGGGGTGCAGAAGTACCTCTCTGGCCTGATTCGGGGCAACCTGACCGCCAAAGAAGCCGAGAAATACCGTGCCGATGTGCTCCGTCAGGGGGTGCAACTCAGCGTGGTGGACATCCACAGTCTGGACGCCCACGCCCAGATGTTCGTGGTGGGCGTGATCCTCAAAGAACTCTTCGAGAAAAAAGAAAAACAGGGACGCAAACCCTATGTCTTTGTGGTCCTTGACGAGTTGAACAAATACGCCCCCAGAGAGGGAGAAAGCCCCATCAAAGACGTACTGCTGGACATCGCAGAACGGGGACGTTCTCTGGGCATCATCCTGATCGGGGCACAGCAAACCGCCTCTGAAGTGGAACGGCGCATCACCTCCAACGCAGCCATTCGTGTGGTGGGTCGCCTTGATCCTGCCGAATCCGAGCGTCCAGAGTATCGCTTCTTACCATCGACCTACCGTCTTCGTGCCAGTATTTTGCAACCGGGGACCATGATTGTGCAGCAACCCGAGGTTCCCACCCCTGTGATGGTCACCTTTCCTTTTCCAGCATGGGCCACAAGGCTCGATGAAATGGTGGTCCAGCAGGACGACCAGAGCGCAGAAGATTGGCTGGCCTGA
- a CDS encoding GGDEF domain-containing protein has product MIQLAEGLLLNLCIVITATYLLSLTYTTWRTEHSRKRIVFRTAIAAFSSMFLMAQAVPLSNGTLLDLRTLPLTLITLKYGMWYGLLAVLMVFVGQGRFWTHFTSEDIAILICYAITCIYRYYATEESEEVPFKSYFYAPMVIFSGLLIYTFNLKSWNFSILPSLLLLYVTNVLGFIAVGSIIHRHLRYLKLTDGLKEEILIDPLTRVYNRRQFELDKPGMHSGDAILILDIDDFKKVNDTHGHATGDEVLKELARRLMLTVRQSDRVYRLGGEEFAVYLKNCPSEYLSMIAGRIKDRIYEERFDTVGRVSVSGGLVRLTPEVDITEAFQQADAYLYQAKRSGKNRIITSI; this is encoded by the coding sequence ATGATTCAACTGGCAGAAGGTCTGTTGCTCAACCTGTGCATCGTGATCACTGCCACGTACCTGCTGAGCCTCACTTACACGACGTGGCGCACGGAACACAGCCGCAAGCGGATTGTGTTCAGAACGGCCATTGCAGCGTTCAGCTCCATGTTTCTGATGGCCCAAGCCGTTCCACTGAGCAACGGCACCCTGCTGGACCTCAGAACTTTGCCCCTGACATTGATCACCCTCAAATATGGGATGTGGTATGGCCTGCTTGCTGTCCTGATGGTTTTTGTCGGACAGGGACGGTTCTGGACACACTTCACCAGCGAAGACATCGCCATCCTGATCTGTTACGCCATCACCTGCATTTACCGTTACTACGCCACCGAAGAATCCGAAGAAGTGCCCTTCAAGTCGTACTTTTATGCCCCTATGGTGATCTTCAGTGGCCTGTTGATTTACACCTTCAATTTGAAAAGCTGGAATTTCAGCATCCTGCCTTCCCTGCTCCTGCTTTATGTCACCAACGTGCTGGGTTTCATTGCCGTGGGAAGCATCATCCACCGCCACCTGAGGTACCTGAAACTGACCGATGGCCTCAAAGAAGAAATCCTGATCGATCCCCTCACTCGGGTCTACAACCGCAGGCAATTTGAGCTGGACAAACCGGGCATGCACTCTGGAGATGCCATCCTGATTTTGGACATCGACGATTTCAAAAAAGTGAATGACACCCACGGCCATGCCACCGGAGATGAAGTGCTGAAAGAACTGGCCCGCCGCTTGATGCTCACCGTGCGCCAGAGTGACCGGGTTTACCGTCTGGGCGGAGAAGAGTTTGCTGTGTACCTGAAAAACTGTCCCTCAGAATACCTGTCCATGATTGCAGGACGCATCAAAGACCGCATTTATGAAGAGCGTTTCGATACAGTGGGCAGGGTCAGCGTCTCTGGAGGTCTGGTGCGCCTGACCCCAGAGGTGGACATCACCGAAGCCTTCCAGCAAGCCGATGCATATCTGTATCAGGCAAAGCGCTCCGGCAAAAACCGCATCATCACCTCGATTTGA
- the leuS gene encoding leucine--tRNA ligase produces MPRSEKYNPHSIEPRWRKTWEESDLYTFKYDENRQNHYALTMFPYPSGNLHIGHWYAFAVPDARARFMRMKGHNVLFPMGFDAFGLPAENAAIKRGIDPAKWTYSNIEYMTGQFKRMGTMIDWSKQFATCDPEYYKWNQWFFIQFYKRGLVYKKNGFVNWCPSCNTVLANEQVVNGKCERCGTEVVQKQLEQWFYKITDYADELLDFGSTDMPERVRLMQHNWIGKSVGAEIDFATDAGTVTVFSTRPDTLMGATFLVLAPEHAFVKALTTPEQQQAVQQYIQTAAKMSEIDRQAEGREKTGVWTGSYATHPVTGEKLPIWIADYVLVTYGTGSIMAVPAHDTRDFEFARKFDLSIKEVIRGETEMAFDATEPYSGEGVIVNSGLLNGMQGGKEHIAAVIEKLAEFGVRAKTTYRLRDWLISRQRYWGTPIPMVYCEKCGIQPVPESELPVRLPDNVQFQPTGQSPLTLMEDWRTTTCPCCGGVATRETDTMDTFVDSSWYMYRYLSHDVHDAPFKPEFANFTPDVYTGGIEHAILHLLYSRFWTKAMRDMGLTNVSEPFKVLRNQGIILGEDNEKMSKSRGNVIDPDDLVAEYGADTVRAFLMFLAPWEAGGPWSSQGIQGPHKWLNRIWSLYFDAADGPEENISESDLRYALHAALKRVTDDLERFSFNTCIAAMMELTNTLVKAKRSPVSQTAVWTETLNIFNRMLAPFVPYIAEEIWSETGHTDSVHVQSWPAYDPQALVKDEIEVVVQVNGKLRGKTTIKSGASQEEVFAAAKSIENVAKFIEGKPLVKEIYVPGRLVNIVVKG; encoded by the coding sequence ATGCCCAGAAGTGAAAAATACAATCCGCACTCCATCGAACCCCGCTGGCGCAAAACCTGGGAGGAGAGCGACCTCTACACCTTCAAATACGACGAGAACCGCCAGAACCACTACGCCCTGACCATGTTCCCTTACCCCTCTGGGAACCTGCACATCGGTCACTGGTATGCGTTTGCTGTGCCAGATGCCCGTGCACGCTTCATGCGCATGAAAGGGCACAATGTGCTGTTCCCCATGGGTTTCGACGCGTTCGGTCTTCCTGCTGAAAATGCCGCGATCAAGCGGGGCATCGATCCGGCCAAGTGGACCTACTCCAACATCGAGTACATGACCGGACAGTTCAAGCGCATGGGCACCATGATCGACTGGAGCAAGCAATTTGCCACCTGCGATCCCGAGTACTACAAGTGGAACCAGTGGTTCTTCATCCAGTTCTACAAACGCGGACTGGTCTACAAGAAGAACGGCTTTGTGAACTGGTGCCCGAGCTGCAACACCGTGCTGGCCAACGAGCAAGTGGTGAACGGCAAATGCGAGCGTTGTGGCACCGAAGTGGTTCAGAAGCAACTCGAGCAGTGGTTCTACAAGATCACCGATTATGCCGATGAGCTCCTCGATTTCGGCAGCACCGACATGCCAGAACGGGTGCGCCTGATGCAGCACAACTGGATTGGCAAATCGGTGGGTGCAGAAATTGACTTCGCCACCGATGCTGGAACCGTGACGGTGTTCTCCACCCGTCCGGACACCCTCATGGGTGCCACTTTCCTGGTGCTGGCCCCCGAGCATGCCTTTGTGAAGGCCCTCACCACCCCAGAGCAGCAGCAAGCCGTGCAGCAGTACATCCAAACCGCAGCCAAAATGAGCGAGATTGACCGCCAGGCCGAGGGCCGCGAAAAGACCGGGGTCTGGACCGGATCTTACGCCACCCACCCGGTCACCGGTGAAAAACTCCCCATCTGGATTGCCGATTACGTGCTGGTGACCTATGGCACAGGCTCCATCATGGCGGTGCCTGCCCACGACACCCGCGACTTTGAATTTGCCCGCAAGTTTGACCTCTCCATCAAAGAAGTCATCCGTGGCGAAACCGAAATGGCCTTTGATGCCACCGAGCCTTACTCTGGCGAGGGTGTCATTGTGAACTCGGGCTTGCTGAACGGCATGCAGGGTGGCAAAGAGCACATCGCTGCGGTCATTGAAAAACTCGCAGAATTTGGGGTCCGGGCCAAGACCACCTACCGCCTCCGGGACTGGCTGATTTCACGCCAGCGTTACTGGGGCACCCCCATCCCGATGGTCTACTGCGAGAAGTGCGGCATCCAGCCTGTCCCAGAGTCTGAACTCCCCGTGCGCCTCCCGGACAACGTGCAGTTCCAGCCCACCGGTCAGAGCCCCCTGACCCTCATGGAAGACTGGCGCACCACCACCTGCCCTTGCTGTGGAGGGGTCGCCACCCGCGAAACCGACACCATGGACACCTTCGTGGACTCCAGTTGGTACATGTACCGCTACCTGAGCCACGACGTGCATGATGCACCCTTTAAGCCAGAGTTCGCCAACTTCACGCCAGACGTGTACACCGGAGGCATCGAGCACGCCATCCTCCACCTGCTCTACAGCCGTTTCTGGACCAAAGCCATGCGTGACATGGGCCTCACCAACGTCAGTGAGCCCTTCAAGGTGCTGCGCAATCAGGGGATCATCCTCGGGGAAGACAACGAGAAGATGAGCAAAAGCAGAGGGAACGTCATTGACCCTGACGACCTTGTGGCAGAGTACGGTGCAGACACCGTGCGCGCTTTCCTGATGTTCCTTGCCCCTTGGGAGGCAGGCGGCCCTTGGTCCTCACAAGGCATTCAAGGACCCCACAAGTGGCTGAACCGCATCTGGAGCCTCTACTTTGATGCTGCCGATGGCCCCGAGGAGAACATTTCCGAGTCTGACCTTCGCTATGCCCTTCATGCTGCCCTCAAACGCGTCACGGACGACCTTGAGCGTTTCAGTTTCAACACCTGCATTGCAGCCATGATGGAACTGACCAACACCCTCGTGAAGGCCAAGCGCAGCCCGGTGTCTCAGACCGCAGTCTGGACCGAGACCCTGAACATCTTCAACCGGATGCTCGCGCCCTTCGTGCCTTACATCGCAGAAGAAATCTGGTCTGAAACCGGCCACACCGACTCCGTGCACGTCCAGAGCTGGCCCGCGTACGATCCTCAGGCTCTGGTCAAAGATGAGATCGAAGTGGTGGTGCAGGTCAACGGCAAACTGCGTGGCAAGACCACCATCAAGAGTGGGGCCTCTCAGGAAGAAGTCTTTGCAGCCGCCAAATCCATCGAGAACGTCGCCAAATTCATTGAAGGCAAACCTCTGGTCAAAGAAATCTATGTTCCCGGCCGACTGGTGAACATTGTGGTGAAAGGGTAA